The sequence TTTTATGCTGGGAATGCAGATAATATCTGTATAACTGTCACTAGAATTTGCAGGAGTTCTAGTGTTGTGCTTTCTGTTGCGTTTTTTTTAATATAATTTTTTTTAGATTATTTTTAAAATTACCCAGCAGAGAACAATCTGCTGGTTTTTTTATGCAAAAAATTATGTAAAGGAGACGAATATAATGAGAGCTGTACTTAAATATGGTGGTTCAAGTGTTGCTGATATAAAAAAAATACAAGCAATAGCAGATTATATAGTAAATTTTAAAGAAATATGTGATGAAATAGTAGTAGTAGCCTCAGCAATGGGAAAAACAACAGATTTTCTTATTAAAATGGCAAAAGATACATCAGAAAATCCTGATCAAAGAGAACTTGATTCTCTCCTTGCAACTGGAGAACAACAAACAGTTGCTCTTCTTTCAATGGCGATTAATTCAAAAGGTAAAAAAGCAGTTTCATTAACAGGATATCAAGCAGAAATAAAAACAATGGGAGTCCATACAAAAAGTAAAATAGAAAGTATAGGAACTGAAAAAATAGAGAACTATCTAAAGAAAGGATATATAGTTATTGTTGCAGGATTTCAGGGAATAAATGAGAAAGGAGATATTACAACTTTAGGAAGAGGGGGTTCAGATACAAGTGCAGTTGCTCTTGCTGCTTCTCTTAAATGCCAGTGTAGAATATATACTGATGTTGATGGAATTTATAATGTAGATCCTAGAATTTATTCAAAAGCAAAACTTTTAAAAGAAATTTCTTATGAAGAAATGATGGAAATGTCAAATTTGGGAGCTGGTGTAATGGAAACTAGAGCTGTTGAGATTGGCAAAAAATTTGATATACCTATTTTTGTAGGAAAAACTTTAAGTGAAACAGGAGGAACATATATTATGAACAGAAGTACAGCTTTAGAAGAAAAACTTGTGACAGGAATTAGTATTGCAAAAGATATTTTAATAACAACAATTTTAAATATACCTTATTCATCAGAAAAAATTGCAGAAATTTTTACTGCAGTTGATAATTATGGACTTAATATAAATATGATAACTCAAAATATTTTAAGAGACGGAACAACTGAAATTTCTTTTAGCTGTCAAGCATCAGAAAAGTATCTTCTTAATCAGGTAATAAAAAGAGTAGAAGAAATATTTCCAGAAGCTGATATTGAATATAGAGAAGGGCTTGGTATGATTTCAGTAATAGGTGTTGGAATGATTAATAATTCAGGAATAGCAGGAAGATTTTTTTCTGCTCTAAGTAAAGCAGGGGTTAATTTTTATCAAGTGACGACATCAGAAATTAGTATTTCATGTAGCATAGACAGAGGAATGATAGAACAGGCTGTAAATGCAGCAGCAGAAGAATTTTGCTTGTGAGAATTAAGTAAGGAGGCATTATGAAAATAGCGATAGTAGGAGCAACAGGTCTTGTAGGAACAACATTTTTAAAAGTTTTGGAAGAAAGAGATTTAGGAATTACTGAGCTTTATCTTTTTGCTTCTGCAAAAAGTGCAGGTAAAAAAATAGAATTTAAAGGAAGAGAATATATTGTAAAAGAACTTACAGAAAAAAGTTTTGATTTAGAAATAGATATAGCATTATTTTCAGCTGGAGGAGATATCAGTAAAAAATATGCTCCAATAGCAGCAGAAAAAGGGATTTTAGTTATTGATAATTCATCAGCTTGGAGAATGGATGAGAAAGTGCCTTTGGTTGTACCAGAAGTAAATAAAGAAGTTGCTTTTAAACACATGGGAATAATTGCGAATCCAAACTGTTCAACAATCCAATGCATGCTTCCATTAAAAGTACTTTCAGAAAAATATGGACTTAAAAGAGTAATATACAGTACATATCAAGCCGTATCTGGAACAGGACACAAAGGAATAGAAGATCTTCAGAATGGATTAAAAGGTTTAAAAGCAAAGACTTACCCACATGATATAGTAAATAACTGTCTTCCACATATAGACTCTTTTCTTGATAATGGGTATACTAAAGAAGAGATGAAAATGATAAATGAAACAAAAAAAATTCTTGGTCTTCCAAATCTTCCAGTAACAGCAACATGTGTAAGAGTACCTGTTATAAATTCTCATTCAGTATCAATAACAGCAGAATTGGAAAATGATTTTGATATAGATGAGATTAAAAAGGATTTTGCTGCTTTTGAAGGAATAATTCTTATAGATGAGCCTCAAAAAAATATGTATCCTCTTGCAGCTGATGCAACAGGACAAGATAAAGTTTTGGTTGGAAGAGTAAGAAGAGATTTCAGTAAAGAAAAAAGTATAAATTTATGGGTAGTTGCTGATAATATAAGAAAAGGGGCAGCAACAAATGCAGTTCAGATAGCTGAACTTTTTAAAAATACAGAAAAATTTTAAGGAGGAAAAAATGGCACTATTTACAGGTTCGGGGGTTGCACTTGTAACTCCATTTAATGAAAATAATGAGGTAAATT is a genomic window of Fusobacterium perfoetens containing:
- a CDS encoding aspartate kinase, yielding MRAVLKYGGSSVADIKKIQAIADYIVNFKEICDEIVVVASAMGKTTDFLIKMAKDTSENPDQRELDSLLATGEQQTVALLSMAINSKGKKAVSLTGYQAEIKTMGVHTKSKIESIGTEKIENYLKKGYIVIVAGFQGINEKGDITTLGRGGSDTSAVALAASLKCQCRIYTDVDGIYNVDPRIYSKAKLLKEISYEEMMEMSNLGAGVMETRAVEIGKKFDIPIFVGKTLSETGGTYIMNRSTALEEKLVTGISIAKDILITTILNIPYSSEKIAEIFTAVDNYGLNINMITQNILRDGTTEISFSCQASEKYLLNQVIKRVEEIFPEADIEYREGLGMISVIGVGMINNSGIAGRFFSALSKAGVNFYQVTTSEISISCSIDRGMIEQAVNAAAEEFCL
- a CDS encoding aspartate-semialdehyde dehydrogenase — protein: MKIAIVGATGLVGTTFLKVLEERDLGITELYLFASAKSAGKKIEFKGREYIVKELTEKSFDLEIDIALFSAGGDISKKYAPIAAEKGILVIDNSSAWRMDEKVPLVVPEVNKEVAFKHMGIIANPNCSTIQCMLPLKVLSEKYGLKRVIYSTYQAVSGTGHKGIEDLQNGLKGLKAKTYPHDIVNNCLPHIDSFLDNGYTKEEMKMINETKKILGLPNLPVTATCVRVPVINSHSVSITAELENDFDIDEIKKDFAAFEGIILIDEPQKNMYPLAADATGQDKVLVGRVRRDFSKEKSINLWVVADNIRKGAATNAVQIAELFKNTEKF